A genomic window from Motacilla alba alba isolate MOTALB_02 chromosome 2, Motacilla_alba_V1.0_pri, whole genome shotgun sequence includes:
- the LOC119697307 gene encoding feather beta keratin-like, with product MACNSICRPCGPTPLANSCNEPCALQCQDSHVIINPSPVLVTLPGPIMTSFPQNTAVGSTSSAALGTELNTQGQPISGGFGFGLGYGRGFGYGLGGLGCYGRRGGYIC from the coding sequence ATGGCCTGCAACAGCATCTGCCGTCCCTGCGGACCCACCccgctggccaacagctgcaacgagccctgtgccctgcaatgcCAGGATTCCCACGTCATCATCaacccttcccctgtgctggtcaccctgccaggacccatcatgacctccttcccccagaacaCCGCTGTCGGAtccacctcctctgctgctctgggcactgagctcaATACCCAGGGACAGCCCATCTCTGGCGGATTTGGCTTTGGCCTTGGCTATGGCCGTGGATTTGGTTATGGCCTGGGAGGCCTGGGCTGCTATGGCAGGAGGGGTGGCTACATCTGCTAA
- the LOC119697718 gene encoding feather keratin 1-like: protein MACNTLCRPCGPTPLANSCNEPCALQCQDSHVIINPSPVLVTLPGPIMTSFPQNTAVGSTSSAAVGTELNVQGQPISGGFGYGLGYGRGFGYGLGCGSGFGGLGCYGRRGYGYNC from the coding sequence ATGGCCTGCAACACCCTCTGCCGTCCCTGCGGACCCACCccgctggccaacagctgcaacgagccctgtgccctgcaatgcCAGGACTCCCACGTCATCATCaacccttcccctgtgctggtcaccctgccaggacccatcatgacctccttcccccagaacaCCGCCGTCGGATCCACCTCCTCCGCTGCCGTGGGCACTGAGCTCaatgtgcagggacagcccatcTCTGGGGGATTTGGCTATGGCCTTGGCTATGGCCGTGGATTTGGCtatgggctgggctgtggctctgggTTTGGAGGCCTGGGCTGCTATGGCAGAAGGGGCTATGGCTACAACTGCTAA
- the LOC119697567 gene encoding feather beta keratin-like, producing the protein MACNSICRPCGPTPLANSCNEPCALQCQDSHVIINPSPVLVTLPGPIMTSFPQNTAVGSTSSAAVGTELNAQGQPISGGFGFGLGYGRGFGYGLGGLGCYGRRGGYIC; encoded by the coding sequence ATGGCCTGCAACAGCATCTGCCGTCCCTGCGGACCCACCccgctggccaacagctgcaacgagccctgtgccctgcaatgcCAGGATTCCCACGTCATCATCaacccttcccctgtgctggtcaccctgccaggacccatcatgacctccttcccccagaacaCTGCCGTCGGATCCACCTCCTCCGCTGCCGTGGGCACTGAGCTCaatgcccagggacagcccatcTCTGGCGGATTTGGCTTTGGCCTTGGCTATGGCCGTGGATTTGGTTACGGGCTGGGAGGCCTGGGCTGCTACGGCAGAAGGGGCGGCTACATCTGCtga
- the LOC119697309 gene encoding feather beta keratin-like, translated as MACNNICRPCGPTPLANSCNEPCALQCQDSRVIINPSPVLVTLPGPIMTSFPQNTAVGSTSSAALGTELNVQGQPISGGFGFGLGYGRGFGYGLGCYGRRGGYNC; from the coding sequence ATGGCCTGCAACAACATCTGCCGTCCCTGCGGACCCACCccgctggccaacagctgcaacgagccctgtgccctgcaatgcCAGGATTCCCGCGTCATCATCaacccttcccctgtgctggtcaccctgccaggacccatcatgacctccttcccccagaacaCCGCCGTCGGATCCACCTCCTccgctgctctgggcactgagctcaatgtgcagggacagcccatcTCTGGGGGATTCGGCTTTGGCCTTGGCTATGGCCGTGGATTTGGCTATGGGCTTGGATGCTATGGCAGACGGGGTGGCTACAACTGCTAA
- the LOC119697791 gene encoding feather beta keratin-like, which produces MACNSLCRPCGPTPLANSCNEPCALQCQDSRVIIDPSPVLVTLPGPIMTSFPQNTAVGSTSSAALGTELNVQGQPISGGFGFGLGYGRGFGYGLGCGYGFGGLGCYGRRGYGYNC; this is translated from the coding sequence ATGGCCTGCAACAGCCTCTGCCGTCCCTGCGGACCCACCccgctggccaacagctgcaacgagccctgtgccctgcaatgcCAGGATTCCCGCGTCATCATCgacccttcccctgtgctggttaccctgccaggacccatcatgacctccttcccccagaacaCCGCCGTCGGAtccacctcctctgctgctctgggcactgagctcaatgtgcagggacagcccatcTCTGGCGGATTTGGCTTTGGCCTTGGCTATGGGCGTGGATTTGGCTacgggctgggctgtggctaTGGGTTTGGAGGCCTGGGCTGCTATGGCAGAAGGGGCTATGGCTACAACTGCTGA
- the LOC119697305 gene encoding feather beta keratin-like, translating to MACNSLCRPCGPTPLANSCNEPCALQCQDSRVIIDPSPVLITLPGPIMTSFPQNTAVGSTSSAAVGTELNVQGQPISGGFGFGLGYGRGFGYGLGCGYGFGGLGCYGRRGYGYNC from the coding sequence ATGGCCTGCAACAGCCTCTGCCGTCCCTGCGGACCCACCccgctggccaacagctgcaacgagccctgtgccctgcaatgcCAGGATTCCCGCGTCATCATTGACCCTTCTCCTGTCCTGatcaccctgccaggacccatcatgacctccttcccccagaacaCCGCCGTCGGATCCACCTCCTCCGCTGCCGTGGGCACTGAGCTCaatgtgcagggacagcccatcTCTGGCGGATTTGGCTTTGGCCTTGGCTATGGGCGTGGATTTGGCTacgggctgggctgtggctaTGGGTTTGGAGGCCTGGGCTGCTATGGCAGAAGGGGCTATGGCTACAACTGCTAA
- the LOC119697619 gene encoding feather beta keratin-like encodes MACNSICRPCGPTPLANSCNEPCALQCQDSRVIIDPSPVLITLPGPIMTSFPQNTAVGSTSSAAVGTELNVQGQPISGGFGGFGGFGYGRGFGYGLGCGYGFGGLGCYGRRGYGYNC; translated from the coding sequence ATGGCCTGCAACAGCATCTGCCGTCCCTGCGGACCCACCccgctggccaacagctgcaacgagccctgtgccctgcaatgcCAGGATTCCCGCGTCATCATCGACCCTTCTCCTGTCCTGatcaccctgccaggacccatcatgacctccttcccccagaacaCCGCCGTCGGATCCACCTCCTCCGCTGCCGTGGGCACTGAGCTCaatgtgcagggacagcccatcTCTGGAGGATTTGGTGGCTTTGGTGGCTTTGGCTATGGGCGTGGATTTGGCTACGGGCTGGGCTGTGGTTATGGGTTTGGAGGCCTGGGCTGCTATGGCAGAAGGGGCTATGGCTACAACTGCTGA
- the LOC119697308 gene encoding feather beta keratin-like, which translates to MACNNICSPCGPTPLANSCNEPCALQCQNSSVIINPSPVLVTLPGPIMTSFPQNTAVGSTSSAALGTELNAQGQPISGGFGFGLGYGRGFGYGFGGLGCYGRRGGYIC; encoded by the coding sequence ATGGCCTGCAACAACATCTGCAGTCCCTGCGGACCCACCccgctggccaacagctgcaacgagccctgtgccctgcaatgcCAGAACTCCAGCGTCATCATCaacccttcccctgtgctggtcaccctgccaggacccatcatgacctccttcccccagaacaCCGCCGTCGGATCCACCTCCTccgctgctctgggcactgagctcaatgcccagggacagcccatcTCCGGGGGCTTTGGCTTTGGCCTTGGCTATGGCCGTGGATTTGGCTATGGGTTTGGCGGCTTGGGCTGCTATGGCAGAAGGGGTGGCTACATCTGCTAA
- the LOC119697691 gene encoding feather beta keratin-like, with the protein MACNSLCRPCGPTPLANSCNEPCALQCQDSHVIIDPSPVLVTLPGPIMTSFPQNTAVGSTSSAALGTELNAQGQPISGGFGGFGYGLGYGRGFGYGLGCGYGFGGLGCYGRRGYGYNC; encoded by the coding sequence ATGGCCTGCAACAGCCTCTGTCGTCCCTGCGGACCCACCccgctggccaacagctgcaacgagccctgtgccctgcaatgcCAGGACTCCCACGTCATCATCgacccttcccctgtgctggtcaccctgccaggacccatcatgacctccttcccccagaacaCCGCCGTCGGATCCACCTCCTccgctgctctgggcactgagctcaatgcccagggacagcccatcTCTGGGGGATTTGGTGGCTTTGGCTATGGCCTCGGCTATGGGCGTGGATTTGGCTacgggctgggctgtggctaTGGGTTTGGAGGCCTGGGCTGCTATGGCAGAAGGGGCTATGGCTACAACTGCTAA